ACCTGAGACGCCTCGCGATCCCGGCATACGCTCCGTCACTGCTGTTCGGCCTGGCCGAGGGCGCGATGCTCCCCGTCGTGCCGCTGTCCGCGCGCCATCTCGGTGGGTCGGTCGCGACGGCGGCGCTGATGGTGACGCTGCTCAACGTCGGCTCGTTGCTCTTCAACGTGCCGAGCTCGATGATCACGGCGAAATACGGCGAGCGACACGCGATCATCGGCGCATCCGTCATCGGAGCCGTCGCCGCGGCACTGTGCATGGTCGCCAACTCGCTGGCCGTGTTCGGCACCGGCGCGTTCGTGATGGGCATCAGCGGCTCGGTGTTCATGCTCGCCCGGCAGAGCTACCTGACCGAGGCAGTGCCCGCGGCATACCGGGCGCGAGCACTGTCGACGCTCGGGGGAGTGATGCGCGTCGGCATGTTCCTCGGACCGTTCGTCGGCGCGGGCGCGATGGGGGTGTGGCACCTGCACGGTGCCTATGCCGTCTGCGTCGTCGCCCTCGCGATCGCCGGCGTCGCGGGCGGGACTCTGCAGGACCTGCCGACCCACACTGCGACGAACGGTGCCGAATCCAGCGCTGCGACGGTGCGTTCCGTCGCACGCGACTACAAGCGGATCTTCCTGACCGTCGGGTTCGGCATCCTGCTGGTCGCGATGATCCGCGCAACCCGGCAGGCGGTGGTGCCGCTGTGGGCCGAACACCTCGGCCTGTCCGCCCAGGCAACCTCGGTCATCGTCGGCATCGCCGGCGGTATCGACATGCTCGTGTTCTACCCCGCGGGCAAGGTGATGGACATCTTCGGCCGCCGCTGGGTGACGGTGCCGTCGATGCTCATCATGGGGCTGTCGATGATGGCGATCCCGCTCACGCACGGAGCCGTGCTGCTGTGCGTCGTCGCGTGCGTGCTCGGTTTCGGCAACGGCATCGGCTCCGGAATGGTGATGACCCTGGGGGCCGACTACTCACCGGACGTCGGTCGCGCGCAGTTCCTCGGCATCTGGCGCGAGCTGACGGATGCGGGCTCCTCGGTCGGCCCCGCCGTCCTGTCCGCCGTGACCGCGGCGACCGCACTCGCTGCTGGCATCGTCACCTCGGGAGCCTTCGGCCTGCTGGCCGCCGCGGTCATGTGGTTCTCGGTGCCGACCAAAGGTGGCCGGCGCCGCGGTCAGGACTCGAAACTCTCCGCTGCCGAAGGAAATTCGCCGGACGCGACCTCTCGTGCGTAGTCCTGGGCGGCCTTGCTGAGCTCGCCGCGGAGGTCGGCAAACTTGCGCACGAAGCGGGGCGCCTTGCCACCCCGCAGACCGGCCATGTCCTGCCAGACGAGCACCTGGGCGTCACAGTCCGGCCCGGCACCGATGCCGATCGTCGGTATGGCGAGCGCCTCGGTCACCTTGCGCGCAACCGGCGCGGGCACCATCTCCATCACCACGGAGAAGCAACCCGCTTCCTGCAGCGCCAGCGCATCCTCCAGGAGTCGCTCGGCACCGTCGCCGCGGCCCTGGACCCGGTAGCCGCCGAGCACGTGCTCGCTCTGCGGTGTGAAGCCGATGTGCCCCATCACCGGGATGCCGGCGCGGACCAGCAACTCGATCTCGGGCACCATCGGCTTGCCGCCCTCGAGCTTGACCGCGTGCGCCAGACCTTCCTTCATGAAGCGGGCGGCGGTCTCGAGCGCCTGCTGGGGGCTGGCCTGGTACGACCCGAACGGCAGATCGGCCACGACCATGGCGTGCGAGGTCGCCGTGCTCACCGCACGCACCAACGGCAGCAGGTGCTCGACGGTCACCGGCACGGTCGTCTCGAAGCCGAAGACGTTGTTGCCTGCCGAGTCGCCGACGAGCAGCACCGGGATGCCGGCCTGGTCGAAGATCTCCGCGGCATACATGTCGTATGCCGTGAGCATTGCCCACTTCTCGCCCTTGGTCTTCTTGGCCTGCAGGTGCGGCACGCGAACCCGGCGTTGCGGGGCGGCCTGCGCCCCGGTGCCGTAGGGAGCGGTGGTCTCTGGGGTCTTCTCCGTCATGTGCCAGAGCCTATCGGCGGCCGATAAGTAAGCGAGCCGTAAAGCCGCGGCATACAAACCTTAAAGAATGCTGGGAAACAGCCGCGATCTCACCCAGAGAACGGAATCCTACTTCTGCGCCGCCTCACACCCCGTTCGAGGCGGCCGTCCGTATATGGAGGAACTGTGACAAGACGCGTCTACAAGACAGCCGCCGGTGTGACGGCGTGCGCCGCAACCGCGGCGTTCACGCTCGCCGGCGTCGCCCAACCCGCCGATGCCCAGCCCACCCAGCCGGCATCGCCCAGCACCGTGCACCGCGCGGACAACCTGCCCAACCCGCGCGCCGAGCAACAGGCGGCGGAGCGTCAGGCCGCGGTCGACAAGCTCGTCAAGGGCCAGGCGACGGTGAAGACCATCCACGGCAGCAAGGTCATCGAGCTGCAGGCACCCGAGAGCAACAAGCACCACAACAAGCGGGGCAAGGGCACCAAGAAGCGCAAGGGCCGGTACGTCCAGTACGACGTCAACCAGTCGACGAAGATCTTCACGACGCTCGCCGAGTTCGGCACCCAGACCAAGCCGGCGCAGGGCGGCACGGCGGGACCGTTGCACAACACGATCGCCGAACCCGACCGGACACAGGACAACTCCACCTACTGGGTGGACGACTTCAACCAGGCGCACTACAACGAGCTGTTCAACGGCAAGGGTGAGTCGTTCCGCAACTTCTACAAGGACCAGTCGCTGGGCCGGTTCGACGTCA
This genomic window from Flexivirga oryzae contains:
- the panB gene encoding 3-methyl-2-oxobutanoate hydroxymethyltransferase produces the protein MTEKTPETTAPYGTGAQAAPQRRVRVPHLQAKKTKGEKWAMLTAYDMYAAEIFDQAGIPVLLVGDSAGNNVFGFETTVPVTVEHLLPLVRAVSTATSHAMVVADLPFGSYQASPQQALETAARFMKEGLAHAVKLEGGKPMVPEIELLVRAGIPVMGHIGFTPQSEHVLGGYRVQGRGDGAERLLEDALALQEAGCFSVVMEMVPAPVARKVTEALAIPTIGIGAGPDCDAQVLVWQDMAGLRGGKAPRFVRKFADLRGELSKAAQDYAREVASGEFPSAAESFES
- a CDS encoding MFS transporter, encoding MSGTPDFDLRRLAIPAYAPSLLFGLAEGAMLPVVPLSARHLGGSVATAALMVTLLNVGSLLFNVPSSMITAKYGERHAIIGASVIGAVAAALCMVANSLAVFGTGAFVMGISGSVFMLARQSYLTEAVPAAYRARALSTLGGVMRVGMFLGPFVGAGAMGVWHLHGAYAVCVVALAIAGVAGGTLQDLPTHTATNGAESSAATVRSVARDYKRIFLTVGFGILLVAMIRATRQAVVPLWAEHLGLSAQATSVIVGIAGGIDMLVFYPAGKVMDIFGRRWVTVPSMLIMGLSMMAIPLTHGAVLLCVVACVLGFGNGIGSGMVMTLGADYSPDVGRAQFLGIWRELTDAGSSVGPAVLSAVTAATALAAGIVTSGAFGLLAAAVMWFSVPTKGGRRRGQDSKLSAAEGNSPDATSRA